The Terriglobia bacterium genome contains the following window.
CCGGTGACGACGATGAGAAGAGCGCCGAGAAGAGCCCGAGGGCCAGTGTGAGTCCCCTCGCGGCGTTTGGCTTGTTTGCGGTTACGGCGATGTTGGTGTGCTACGCGCTCGAGAAGCGCAGCCCGTGGTTCATCCTGGGATTCGCTGCCGCCTGTGCCCTGGGGTCGGCCTACGGATTTCTTCAGGGAGCCTGGCCGTTCGGGCTTGTTGAAGCGGTCTGGGCGGTAGTGGCCGCGCGCCGCTGGTGGCTGGCCGCACGGGCGCAGTGATACCTCTTCCGCGGCGGCAACAATCAGTGGAAAGGATAGGAGATAGGGCCGTCTTGAACGGCCCTGTCTCCTTGAGGTGTGACCGCGAAGCGGTCAACTATCCCAACAATCAGTTCAAGGACGCCGGGATAGCGGCGGCGCGGGCGGCGGAACTGGCGTCGGGATAGGCGGCGGCATCCGGCCAGGTCACTTCCAGAGCGTTATCGTGCAGGAGGAAGAAGCGCGAGTGGCGGCGGATCTGGATGGCCAGCTTGTTTTCCGTATCCCCGCGGATTTCCGCCAGGCCTTCTTTTTCGGTCTGCAGGCTCCGGTCGGAGCGATAGATGGCCACGCGGAACTGGTGCGGGCCGAGCGGCACCTTGCGCTCCACGCGCAGCGGGACATCCGGGCCGTCGGCCGAGAGCGTCGTGGTGAAGAGCAGTTCGCGGTCGGCAAAGACGGCCAGGGTGACGCCCGCGACGTGGGCTTGTATCTCGATCTGCAGCGGCGCGCGGTGCGTCTCCGTGATCATCGCTGCGGGAAAGGCCGGGCCCGGCGCCGGGGCGGGTAGCTGGGGCTGCGTCTCGCTGGCGGCCACGGTTTGCAACGCAGCAGGCCGCGGGCGGGCCGCCGCGTTGCTGTGCCGGGGCGCCTTCTTGACCGCGATCTCCGCGGGAACCATGAGCTCCGCCGATGCCGGCACTTCCGCCAGGGGCTCTTCCTTGGCATAGCCAAGAAGGTCCGCCGGGGCCATGGGCAGGTACACGACGGCCGCCGGGGCGGGCGGAATGCGCAGGTGCGCGCGCACCTGCGGCGCGGCCGGAAAATAGCCGGCGGCGATAAGCGCCAGCGCGCCCGCGGCCCAGACGGCGCCGCGCAGGAGGGGCTGCGCGGTCCACAGCCGCCGCCAGGGGGAAGCGGGTTGCGGGACGCTGCGCGCGAAGGGGTAGAGGTCGCGGGCCAGCTCTTCGCCCGTGGCGTAGCGCTTGTCGGGGTCTTTGGCCAGGCAGCGCTGAATTACCCGGTCAAATGCCGGCGGAATTTGCGGGTTGAGGCGGGAAGGCGGCAGCGGCGTGGCGTTAAGGATTTGGGCGCAGACCGCGCCGAGCGAGGTGCCGTCGAAGGGGCGCTGGCCGGTGACCAGTTGGTAGAGCAGGATGCCCAGGGAGAAGAGATCGGAGCGGCCATCCTGCGCCTTGCCTTCGATCTGCTCGGGCGAGAGATAGGCGGGCGTGCCCAGGACCTTGCCGGAGCAGGACATCTGGGTGACGAAGCGGGCGATGCCAAAATCGCCCAGTTTGACGCGGCCTTCTTCGGTGACCAGGATGTTCGCGGGCTTCACGTCGCCGTGGATGATGCCGGCCTGGTGCGCGCGGGAGAGCGCCTTGGCCAGATCGGCGCACCAGATGCAGGCCTTCTGCAGGGAAACCCGGTCGCTGGCCAGGACCGGCTCAAGCGTCTTGCCCTCCACGTATTCCATCACCAGATAGGGGTTGCCCTGCTCTTCGATGCCCACGTCGAAGAGCCCGATAATGGAGGGATGGTTGAGCTGGCCGATGATGCGCGCTTCGTGAAGAAATTTTTCAGGGGAACCGATCTCGGTGAGTTCGCTGAGCAGGATCTTCAGGGCCACGATGCGGCCAATGCGCGTGTCGCGCGCCTTGACGACGCGGCCGGCGGCGCCGCTGCCGATGGTTTCCAGGACCTCGTAACGCCCATTTTCCATATGTGGAAGACCAACCTCTGCCCCTTTCAGCATGGCCGGCAGAGCCGGGAAAGGGAATGCCCCGGAAGTCCCAAAAACACGGAACTTTGGTACCAGCGCCGAAATAGAACGAATCTGCCCTGCGCGGCTCTTTTGGCGGGTGGCGTTTAATAGGAACGGGAGCGGCGCGGTTCGGTCCCAGCAGCGGGCGGTGTGGCCGGGGCGGTCGCGGGCTGGGCCGGCGGCTTGCGGCGCGCCAGGGGAAAGAGCTCCGCGGCCAGGGCTTCGCCAGTGGGATAGCGCTCGTTGGGATTCTTAGCCAGACAGCGCAGGATTACTTTGTCGAGCGCCTCCGGGACCGCCGAATTCACCGCGGAGGGCAGCGGCGGGGGCGTGGACAGAATGTGCCCACAGATGGCCTGCAGGGTATCGCCCTGGAAAGGCGTCTGGCCGGTCACGATCTCGTAGAGGATGACGCCCAGGGAGAAAAAATCGGACCGCGCATCCTGAGGCCGGGCCACGATCTGTTCCGGGCACCAGTAGGCGGGCTTGCCGAGCAGGGGGTTTTCCACCGCTTCGCGGCTGGCCAGCCGGGCCATGCCGAAGTCAGTGACCTTGACGCTGCCCCCTTGGGCGATAAGGATGTTCGAGGGCTTGAGGTCGCCGTGGATGATGCCTTTGCGGTGCGCCACGCCCAGTGCGGTGGCGGCTTGCCCGATCCAGGCGCACGCCTTGGCGGGGGGGATGCTGCCGTTGCTGAGCAGGCGGTCCAGCGGGTGCCCGTCAATGAATTCGAAGACCAGATAGGGCGTGGAAGTGGCTTCGTCGATGCCCACGTCGTGCAGGGCGACGATCCCGGGGTGCGAGAGCTGGCCGGCGACCCGCGCTTCGTCCAGGAACTGCTGGCGCGTATTGGGGCGGGCGAACTCGGGCGCCAGAAGCTTGACGGCCACCAGGCGGTCGATCATGGGATCGTGGGCGCGCGCGACTCGTCCGGAAGCGCCTGCGCCGAGGATGTCGAGAATTTCGTAGCGGCCGACGCGCATGCAGCAAATTCCTTCCCGCAGACAGCGGTCGGCTCGATTATAAAGTTTCCGGCGCGGGGGATGGCGGCAATGTGCGGGGAAGTGCGCACTTGGGCACTACGGCGGAGCGTGCCGCGGAGCGGCGCGGGAGAAAAAGGACCACTACAGATAGACGTGGTACGAAAAAGACACCCACATTTAGCGTTTTCCTCTTGACAACTTTTCCTCCTCCCTCGATACTGCACTCCCAGATTCGGGGGAACGTGGAAGCGCCGGACGGATCGAGTCGGGGGTGTCTTACGGTCCGCGAAGAGGCCACGAAGCCAGCCCGGATTCAAGCAAAAAACTGAGCGAAAAGTGCTGCTTCCCGCCGCGCGCGCGAAGCGAGCGATGCCGTGAGGCCCAGCCTCGGGAAGGCGGGCCGCGGCAGGGCATTCTTTTTTGACTCTTTTTTCGCTGCAGCGCTTCCCGAACCGCTGCAGCGAGCCGTGCCGGCGAATGCCCGGCGTGGTGCTCCTGCTTGCTGCGGGAGGAGTAAACTATAGGGGTTCCCCCGCGAAAGGGTGGGAGCCTGGTACGCGGAGGATAGAGATGGCCACGACGAAACAGGCATTGGAAAAGAAAGCGTTGGAGATGGGCATGACTCCGCGAAGCAATTCAACAAGCAATTCAACAACAGGAACAGGAAAAGGATTGGAGTTTCCGCGGTACTTCACGGACGGCAAGATCGCGCCGTTCGACGCCGTGGAATGGGAGCTGCGCACCGCGCAGATCAGCAACGAAAAGGGCGTGACGATTTTCCGCCAGGAAAATGTCGAGGTGCCCAAGTCCTGGTCGCAGACCGCCACCAACATCGTCGCCAGCAAGTATTTCCACGGCAAGCCCGGCAGCAGCGACCGCGAAGGCTCAGTGCGGCAGCTGATTGGCCGCGTGGTGAGCAGCATCGTGCGCTGGGGCGAAGAGGGCGGCTATTTTGCGTCGGCCGAAGCGCGCGAGATCTACCGCGACGAACTGACGCACCTGCTCGTGGAGCAGAAGATGGCCTTCAACTCCCCGGTGTGGTTCAACGTGGGCGTGCAGGCCAAGCCGCAGTGCTCCGCGTGCTTCATCAACTCCGTGCAGGACAGCATGGATTCGATCATGAACCTAGCCAAGACCGAGGGCATGCTCTTCAAGTGGGGCTCGGGCACGGGCACCAACTTCTCCACCCTGCGCGGCAGCAAGGAACCCCTTTCCGGCGGGGGCATCGCCTCCGGCCCGGTCAGCTTCATGAAGGGCTTTGACGCCTTCGCCGGCGTGATCAAGAGCGGCGGCAAGACGCGCCGCGCCGCGAAGATGGTCATCCTGAACATCGACCACCCGGACATCGTGGACTTCATCGAGTGCAAAATGCGGGAAGAGCACAAGGCCCAGGTGCTGATCGAGCAGGGCTACGACGCCGCGATCGACGGCGCCGCCTACAGCTCGGTCTTTTTCCAGAACGCCAACCACTCGGTGCGCGTCACCGACGAATTCATGCGCGCGGTGGAAGAAGGCCGCGACTGGTGGACCAAGAACGTGGCCGACGGCCAGCCCGTGGAGAAGTACCCGGCGCGCGAGTTGCTGCACAAGATTGCCGAATCCACCTGGCAGTGCGGCGATCCCGGCATGCAGTACGACACCACCATCAACCGCTGGCACACTTCCAAGAACACGGCGCGCATCAACGCCTCCAACCCCTGCTCGGAATACATGTTCCTGGATGACACGGCCTGCAACCTGGCTTCGCTCAACCTCATGAAGTTCATGGGGCCGAACGGGCAGTTCAACGTGGACGCTTTCCAGCACGCGGTGGACGTGACCATTACGGCGCAGGAAATCCTGGTGGACAATGCCAGCTATCCCACGCCGAAGATCGCGCAGAACTCGCACGATTTCCGCCCCCTGGGCCTGGGCTACGCCAACCTCGGCGCCCTGCTGATGTCCCTGGCGCTGCCCTACGACTCCGACAAGGGCCGGGAGATGGCCGCCGCGGTGACCGCGCTGATGTGCGGGGAAGCCTACGCGCAATCCTCGCGCATCGCCGAGCGCCTGGGGCCCTTCGAAGGCTACGCGGTGAACCGTGAGCCGATGCTCGAGGTCATCCGCATGCACCGCGAAGCGCTGCGGGCCATCCGTCCCGAGGACGTGCAGCCGCAACTGATGCTGGCCGCGCAGAACAGCTGGGACACCGCGCTGGCCCACGGCGAGAAATACGGCTACCGCAATTCCCAGGTCACCGTGCTGGCGCCCACGGGCACCATCGGCTTCATGATGGATTGCGACACCACGGGCATCGAGCCGGACCTGGCGCTGGTGAAGCACAAGAAACTGGTGGGCGGCGGGGTGATCAAGATCGTGAACAACACCGTGCCCCAGGCCCTGATGAATCTGGGCTACACGCCGGAGCAGATGAGCGAGATCGTCTCGCACATCGACAAGGAAGGGAAGATCGAAGGCGCGCCCTACCTCAAGGCCGAGCACCTGCCGGTCTTTGATTGCTCGTTGGCCCCGGCGGGCGGCGGGCGCTCCATCGCCTGGACCGGGCACGTGAAAATGATGGCCGCCACGCAGCCGTTCCTCTCCGGGGCCATCAGCAAGACCATCAACATGCCCGCGGAGTCCACCGTCGAGGACATCATGCAGGCCTACGTCGAGGCCTGGAAGCTGGGGCTGAAGTCCGTGGCCATCTACCGCGACAAGAGCAAGGGCTCGCAGCCGCTTTCCGCGGCCGGCAAGAAGGAAGAGAAGATGGCCGCCGTGGCGGCGGTCGAGCCGGAGCAGCACGAACTGTTTGCGCGGGCGCAGCGGGAAAAGCTGCCCACGGAGCGTGCCTCGATCACCCATAAATTTTCGGTGGGCGGCCACGAGGGCTACGTCACCGTCGGCATGTACGAGGACGGGCGGCCGGGCGAAGTGTTCATCAAGATGTCCAAGGAAGGCTCGACGCTTTCCGGAGTGATGGACGGCCTGGCCCTGACACTTTCCATCGGGCTGCAGTACGGCGTGCCCCTGAAGGTGCTGGTGGACAAGCTGCTGAACACGCGCTTTGAGCCCTCGGGCATCACCGCCAACGCCAACATCCGCTTCGCGACCTCGGTGCTGGACTACCTGGCGCGCTGGCTGGGCGGGCGCTTCATCTCCGCGGACTACCTGAAGCTGAACGGCGCGGCGCACGCGGAAGGTTCCGCGGCCGCGGCGCCCATGGGGTTCAAGCCGGTGCTGCCGGCGATGCCCGGAGCCTCGCGCGGGAGCGATGCGGTTTCCGGCGCGCCGCGCAACGTGCACGAAGGCGCGCCGACCTGCTCGGAGTGCGGCATGCTCATGGTGCCGAACGGGGCCTGTTACAAGTGCGAAAACTGCGGGAGCACCTCCGGGTGCAGCTGAGGAGGGAATGGATTGAAGACCGCTGCTGCTCGATCCGCTTTGGTTCTGAAACAGCCGCCTAGCGCCGCCAAGGCGCATGGCTTCCTCCATATCGCCCGGCACGGCGCCGGAGTGTACGCAACCTATATCCTCACCTATCACCGCTTGGACTGCGCCGGCGCGGCGCCCAAACCGGTGCTGGCGCAGGGCGCGGAAGCGCTGATCGACCGGCTGGAACGCTTGGGTGTGGACTTCCGGCACCTTGAAGTGCGCGGCGCGCTGGAGGACATCCTGCGCCTGGGCTCGGCGAATATTCCGGACTTGTGGCTCAGCGACGAGGATTTGCTCGCCAGGGGTCTGGTCGAAAGCTAGCCTTTTGCATTCTGCAAAAACGAAAACTCCGGAGCGCGCGCTCCGGAGTTTTCGTTTTACACCGGCCCAATGCAAAGTTCCGCAAACTGGCAATTCCGGGTGGCGCCACGGCACGGGCCGTGCACAGACGTGCCCGCGCGGGGCTTAGCGCGGTCGCAGCGGCGGGCGCGAGATCGTGAGCGGGCGCGGGCGCAGGCGCAATTGCGGGGCCAGCGGCGGCGGCACGGTGCGCAGGGCTTCGCCGCAGTTGCAGCAGCGATCGTTGCCGAAGGGCGCGTTGCGGCTGGCGTCGGCGCGCAGCCAGTGCCCGCGCGCTTCGCACTGCGGGTTGATGCACTGAACGGTCCAGCCCGGCAGATACTGCATGGCATTTCCCCCTGAAGACCGGCGCGCGGGTCCCGCATGAACCGCAGGGGCGGGCCGCCGCGAAGTCGGGCGCATTCTGCCGCGCCGCGCCTGTGGTGTCAAGCAAGAAACACACAACATCTAGTGGTGGGGTTGCAGCGGCGGGCTCGTGTCCCCCGTCCCGTGAAGCGCCGCCCCCGCTGAGACCGCGGGACTCCCTATGGCAGCACCTCCTTTCGAGCGCAGCGCGTTCTTCGCGCTCCGGATGGGTTTGCGGAGCGATCGAAGATTCCGACCCGGTCGGAAGAAATCTCTCTTCGATTGCGGAGAGTGCCCGCGACTCTGTCCCGAGAGAAAGCATCGGGACTCCGCCGGCGAGGACCGCAAGGTTCTCTGTGGTGCCTGGCGGCAGATAGAGTAAGGTAGGGGACGCAAGCAGGTGCCGCGCGGGTGCTAACGCCGCGCGCTGGAGGATTTCATGGCCAATCCGACGCACACCGGTTTTGATTTTGGCTCGGGCATGCCGGAGTTTCCTGGTCTGGGCGCGCTGCGTTCGCGGCTGTTGCGCCTGGCCGTGGTTGTCGTGGCCCTGATTCTGTTCTTCTCGGCGGTCACCTCGATTCCCACCGGCAACGTGGGCGTGCTCACGCTCTTCGGCCGGGTCACCGGCGAGGTGCTCCCGGAAGGCATCCACATGGTCAACCCGCTGAAATCGGTGCAGAAACTTTCCATCCAGACGCAATCCATCAAGGAGAGCGCCAGCGTGCCCTCCAGCGAAGGGCTGATCCTGGCGCTGGATACTTCGCTGCTCTTCCGCCTGGACCGCAGCATGGCCGCGGAGGTCTACCAGACGGTGGGCGATGACTATGCCGCGAAAATCGTGGAGCCGACCCTGCGCGCGTCCATCCGCGCTTCGACCTCGGCGCACTCCGCCAACGCCCTCTACACCAGCGCGCGCGAACTGGTGCAGAAGCAGATCCAGGAGGAGCTGACGGCGCAGCTCGCCAAGCGCGGGGTCATCGTGGAAAACGTGCTGCTGCGCGACGTGCAGCTCCCAGCCTTGCTCAAAGGCTCCATCGAAGCCAAGCAGCAGGCCGAGCAGGACGCCCTGCGCATGAGCTTCATCCTGCAGAAGGAAAAGCAGGAAGCCGAGCGCAAGCGCATCGAAGCCCAGGGCATCGCCGATTTCCAGAAAATCGTGGCCCAGGGCATCAGCCCGCAGCTGCTGGAGTGGAAGGGCATCGAGGCCACGGAAAAACTGGCGAACAGCCAGAACGCCAAGATCGTAATCATCGGCAACACCAAGAACGGCCTGCCCCTGGTCCTCGAGCCGCGCTGAGCCGCACCGCGCGGGCGGGCGATCTTTCCACGGTGGGATAGCGGGCGGACGGGCGATTAACGCGGCGCGGGCGCGGGCTCTGGTTCAGCGCGGGGACGGGGAGGATTTCTTGGCGCGGTCGATCAGTTCCTGCAGCGCGGCGATCTTGGTCTTGAGTTTTTCGATGTCCTGCTTCTTGTCGCCCAGCTGGTTCTCCCCGGCATCCAGCCGGGCTTTGCCGTCGGAATCGTGCGCGAAGTCCGTCTGCGAATAAAACTGTTCCTTCTGCAGGGCCAGGTCGCGCTGCTGGATCTCGGCGTCTTTCTGGGCCGTGGCCAGCTGCGCTTTCATCTCCTTGAGCTCGGCTTCCTGCTCGGCGAGTTTTTTCGCGGCGGCCGCGGCGGCTTCCGCCTCGGAGGCGGCTTCTTCCGCCGTCTTGGCGGCTGCTGGCTGCGCGGGGGCCGCGGCCTGTTCGGTCGCGGGTTTGGCGGGCGCCGGCTCGCCGCCGGTGATGGGGCCTTCGTGCCGCGCCAGATCGTCATCGGTGAGTTCCTTCACCGGTTTCTGCGATTTCTTCCTGGCTTCGCGTTCTGCGCGGGCCTTGCGGGCGATCTCGGCGACGGATTGCGGGGCCTCGCTCTGCGATTGGGCGCTGGCCACGAGGGCCGCGGCGGGCGAGAGCACGACGGCTAGCGCTGCGAGAAGCGCAAGCGGCGAGGAAAAACGGCGCGGGAATTGGAATTGCATGGGCAGAGTCTCCTCCCGAATGAAACTTCAGCATACCCCGGGGTCCGGCGGCAGGCAATTGCCTTGCGTGGCGCCGCTGTGAATCAGGCAAGGACCGCGCCCCGGGCACGAGGGGAAGCGTTAGGCAGTAGAATGGGCGGGATGCGCTTGGCGGAATGGCTCCGGAAGGGACTGCTCGCCGTGGGCCTGACACTGGCGGCTGCGGCGGGTGTTCGCGCGCAGGGCCGCGTTCCGGCGCTGCCGGCGGGACCTGCGCCGGTTCTGGCGCCCGCCGCTCCGGCGGCCGAAGCCCCCGTGCACCGTTTCGCGGACCGGGAGAACGCCTGGCTGTTTGCGGGTGTGGGAGCGGCGCGCACCCTGGACTATTTCTCCACGCGGAACATGCGCCGGCGCGGCCGCCACGAGATTCTGCTCACCGACAAGGTGGTGGACAACCACGCGGCCTTCGCCGCGATCGAAGCTGCCGCAACCGCGGTTACCATCGGCGCGGCCTATCTCTTTCACCGCCATGGGCATCATCGTCTGGAGCGCTGGACGTCGCGGATTCACATTGGCCTCGCCACCGGCGGGGCCATCCGCAACTACGCGCTGCAATCGGCGCACCCGGCGCCGCTTCCGCCGAAGCCGTAAACCGGCCGCGGCGTTCTGCGGACCAAGCGCGGCGAAACCCGCGTGCTGGCGAGTGCGTCTGAATCAGTGAGGAGCATTGCGGGACGCGTGGCCGCGGAGCATACTCGCGCGGGTGCAGACAGAGGCGAACTGACCGGGAGGCGCGGAGTTTGCGAAAGGAGTTCATGCGCGGAGTTCTTCGATTCCGCCTTCTTTTGTTGCTGCTCTGTGCTGCCGGGCTGACGGCTCTTCCCGCCGCGGCCCAGGCGCGCGCTCCGGAGGCGGCCCCGCGCCCCGCTGCGGCCCAGCAGGCTCCGGGCGCCGCGCCGGCCGCGGAGAAGCCGGCGGCGAAGCCCGAGGAGAACAGACAATCCGGGCAATACACGCTCTCGCACGAGCGCTATGAGAAGGCGGTGGCCTATTCGCGCGCGCGCTACACCCTCTATTTCGTTTCCTTTGCCTGGGGCCTGCTGATCCTGGTGGTGCTGTTGCGGCTGGGGCTGGCCGCAAAATTCCGCGATCTCGCCGAGGCGGCCAGCGATAAACGCTTCCTGCAGGCGCTGGTTTTCGTGCCGCTGCTCCTGGGTACGATCGGGACCCTGGAGCTGCCCACGGAAGTCTACGGCCAGGTGCTTTCGCTGCGCTACGCGCAGTCGGTCCAGGGCTGGGGCTCGTGGCTGTGGGACTGGACCAAGGGCGAATTCGTCGAAATGATTCTGGGCACGCTGCTGGCGCTTATCCTCTTCGCGGTCATCCGCAGCAGCCCGCGCCGCTGCTGGTTCTACTTCTGGGCCGCCGCGCTGCCCATCGCCCTGGCGACGCTCTTCCTCAGCCCGTGGGTGATCGACCCGCTGTTCAACAAGTTCGAGCCGCTGGACGCCACGCATCCGGAGCTGGTCACGGCCATCGAGAAGGTGGTGCAGCGCGCCGGGCTGCAGATTCCGCGGGAGCGCATGTTCTTGATGCAAGCCAGCCTGAAGGAGAACAGCATCAACGCCTATGTCACCGGGTTTGGCGCCTCCAAGCGCGTTGTGGTGTGGGACACCACCATCCAGAAAGCGACCACCGAGGAGACGCTTTTCATTTTCGGCCACGAGATGGGCCACTACGTCCTGAACCACATCCGCAACGCCTTCCTGTTTATCGGAGTGGTGCTGCTGGGCGCCTTCTATCTGGCTTTTCGCGGGCTGCACGCGGCGCTGGACCGCTGGGGCCGCCTCTGGAAAGTGCACGGCGTGGAGGACTGGGCCGCGCTGCCGGTCATGCTGCTGCTGCTCTCGGTCATCCTGTTTCTGCTCTCTCCGGTGTTCAGCGGCTTCAGCCGCATGCAGGAGCACGAGGCCGATGTCTACGGCCTGGAAGTGATTCACGGCCTGGTGCCGGACTCGGCGGAGGTGGCCGCGCATGCCTTCCAGGTCCTCGGCGAAGTGGATCTCTCGGACCCCAACCCCCCGGCGTTCATCACCTTCTGGCTCTATAGCCACCCGCCGCTGGCCGACCGCCTGGTTTTCGCGCACACCTACGATCCGTGGTCCAAGGGCCAGGCCCCGCGCTATGTGAAGTGACGCCGCGCGGAATCACACCCCGCGCCGCGGGCCCTGGCGCCGCGCAAACGCCGCCACTTTGCTGCGATTGCCGCAAGCGGTCATCGAACACCAGCGCCGGCGCCCGGTCCGCGAAGTGTCGTAGAAGAAAAGCACGCACCCCGCGCTGGCGCATTTGCGCAGCGGCGCGGCCGGACCCTCGGCCAGAATCTCCGCGGCGGAACGCGCAATCGCCGTCAGCAGCCACTCCGGCCGCTCCTCGCGCGCGATGAAGCGCAGCCTCCATTCGTGAAGCTCGGAAACCAGTTCGTCGTGGCCTTCGGTTACGCGCAGCAGTTCGTTCAAGGGCTCGATGACCGCGCGCTCCAGGCGCTGCCCGTGCTCCAGGGCCTGGAAACCCTGGCGCAGGCTGCTGCGCAGCGCCAGGGCCTTATATAGCAGCGCATCCACGGCCTGCGGATCGGCCAGTTCCATGTGCAGCAGCTCCGCGGTGCGGCGCGGCGAGATGATGCCCACCTGTTCGAGAAAGGCGACCAGCCCGGGCCAGTCGCCCAGAGCGCCCTGGGGTCCGTGCGCGGAATGGACGGTGTTGGCAAAATCCACGGCCACGCGCCCGCCAACCAGCAAAAAGCGGCCCGGTGGGAGGCTGGAGACCGCAGAGTCGCGGGTTTGCCTAGGCACAGGCGGGTCCCGAAGCGCGCGGGCATGTTTTTCGCATAACCACTAAATACCACTGGAACGGTTATAGGGCAAGCGGAGATCTTCCCCGGCCTCTGCAGGATTTCGTGGCGGAATCTGCCTGCGCAGGGCTAGAATCCTCCTCCGCGTGCCGTTTAACAAGGAGGCGATTTCATGGCCGAACTGCCCACTCTGCCGGCTGCTCCGCTCGGTCCGGAGGCCGCGCCCGCGCCGCCCTTTTGGCAGCGCCTGATGCGCGGCAATTTTTGGCTGGCCGCGGTGGTGCGGGTGATCCTGTACGGCGTGTTATTTGCCGGGATCGCCAGCGGCCTCAGCGCGCTCGCGCATTTTTTTCTCGGTCGGGGACACGCGCTGGGTGCACCGCGCGGTTTGTTTGTAGGCGAGTGCATTGGCGTAGCGGCGGCGCTGGGCGCGGCGCTGCTGATGGCCCTCCTGGAGAAACGCCGGCCCGGCGTCTACGGCCTTCCTCTGCAGGGGGCCTTTGGGAAATTGTTCTGGCAAGGCGCGCTGGCGGGCTTGGCGGAGATCAGCGTGCTCATGGCGCTGATCTCCGCGTGTGGCGGCTACTCCTTTGGCGGGCTCGCGGTGCATGGCCTGGAGCTGGCGCGCTGGGCCGGCTTTTGGGCGCTGCTCTTTGTCCTCGTCGGGTTGTTCGAAGAATTTCTCTTTCGCGGCTACGCGCAGTACACCCTGGGCGCGGGGATCGGTTTCTGGCCGGCGGCGCTGGTTCTTTCGGTGCTGTTTGGCGCCGGGCATCTGCGGAATCCCGGCGAAGGCTGGGTGGGGGCGCTGAGCATCGTGGAGGTGGGCATCGTCTTGTGCCTGACGCTGCGGCGCACCGGAAATCTGTGGTTCGCCGTGGGGCTGCACGCCAGCTTCGATTTCGGCGAGACCTTTCTCTATTCCGTGCCCAATAGCGGTGTCGTCGCCGCGGGGCATCTTTCCAATGCGGCGCTGCATGGCCCCGCCTGGGTCACCGGCGGTACGGTGGGGCCGGAGGGCAGCCTTTTCAGTTTTCTGACCATGGGAATCATGTTCTACGCGATCCACCTGCTCTATCCGGCGCAAGAAGAAGTAACGCATCCCCACTGACAGTTTGTTCTAAGGGCAGGATTTGCTTGGCGGCTCGCTCTCAGTGCACGAGCTCCGAAGCGAAGACCAGGCGCACGCCCTGCGCTTCGAGCTGCGGCAGGAGCTCCCCGAGGGCCTGCAGCGTGGCCGGGTGCGGGTGCCCGATGGCGATCGCCTCGCCTTTGCTCCGCGCCGTGCGAATGGCCAGTTCCAGCTGCGCGCGCACCGCGGAGACCTCCGCGACGTC
Protein-coding sequences here:
- a CDS encoding serine/threonine protein kinase; this translates as MENGRYEVLETIGSGAAGRVVKARDTRIGRIVALKILLSELTEIGSPEKFLHEARIIGQLNHPSIIGLFDVGIEEQGNPYLVMEYVEGKTLEPVLASDRVSLQKACIWCADLAKALSRAHQAGIIHGDVKPANILVTEEGRVKLGDFGIARFVTQMSCSGKVLGTPAYLSPEQIEGKAQDGRSDLFSLGILLYQLVTGQRPFDGTSLGAVCAQILNATPLPPSRLNPQIPPAFDRVIQRCLAKDPDKRYATGEELARDLYPFARSVPQPASPWRRLWTAQPLLRGAVWAAGALALIAAGYFPAAPQVRAHLRIPPAPAAVVYLPMAPADLLGYAKEEPLAEVPASAELMVPAEIAVKKAPRHSNAAARPRPAALQTVAASETQPQLPAPAPGPAFPAAMITETHRAPLQIEIQAHVAGVTLAVFADRELLFTTTLSADGPDVPLRVERKVPLGPHQFRVAIYRSDRSLQTEKEGLAEIRGDTENKLAIQIRRHSRFFLLHDNALEVTWPDAAAYPDASSAARAAAIPASLN
- a CDS encoding serine/threonine protein kinase, whose product is MRVGRYEILDILGAGASGRVARAHDPMIDRLVAVKLLAPEFARPNTRQQFLDEARVAGQLSHPGIVALHDVGIDEATSTPYLVFEFIDGHPLDRLLSNGSIPPAKACAWIGQAATALGVAHRKGIIHGDLKPSNILIAQGGSVKVTDFGMARLASREAVENPLLGKPAYWCPEQIVARPQDARSDFFSLGVILYEIVTGQTPFQGDTLQAICGHILSTPPPLPSAVNSAVPEALDKVILRCLAKNPNERYPTGEALAAELFPLARRKPPAQPATAPATPPAAGTEPRRSRSY
- a CDS encoding vitamin B12-dependent ribonucleotide reductase, with product MGMTPRSNSTSNSTTGTGKGLEFPRYFTDGKIAPFDAVEWELRTAQISNEKGVTIFRQENVEVPKSWSQTATNIVASKYFHGKPGSSDREGSVRQLIGRVVSSIVRWGEEGGYFASAEAREIYRDELTHLLVEQKMAFNSPVWFNVGVQAKPQCSACFINSVQDSMDSIMNLAKTEGMLFKWGSGTGTNFSTLRGSKEPLSGGGIASGPVSFMKGFDAFAGVIKSGGKTRRAAKMVILNIDHPDIVDFIECKMREEHKAQVLIEQGYDAAIDGAAYSSVFFQNANHSVRVTDEFMRAVEEGRDWWTKNVADGQPVEKYPARELLHKIAESTWQCGDPGMQYDTTINRWHTSKNTARINASNPCSEYMFLDDTACNLASLNLMKFMGPNGQFNVDAFQHAVDVTITAQEILVDNASYPTPKIAQNSHDFRPLGLGYANLGALLMSLALPYDSDKGREMAAAVTALMCGEAYAQSSRIAERLGPFEGYAVNREPMLEVIRMHREALRAIRPEDVQPQLMLAAQNSWDTALAHGEKYGYRNSQVTVLAPTGTIGFMMDCDTTGIEPDLALVKHKKLVGGGVIKIVNNTVPQALMNLGYTPEQMSEIVSHIDKEGKIEGAPYLKAEHLPVFDCSLAPAGGGRSIAWTGHVKMMAATQPFLSGAISKTINMPAESTVEDIMQAYVEAWKLGLKSVAIYRDKSKGSQPLSAAGKKEEKMAAVAAVEPEQHELFARAQREKLPTERASITHKFSVGGHEGYVTVGMYEDGRPGEVFIKMSKEGSTLSGVMDGLALTLSIGLQYGVPLKVLVDKLLNTRFEPSGITANANIRFATSVLDYLARWLGGRFISADYLKLNGAAHAEGSAAAAPMGFKPVLPAMPGASRGSDAVSGAPRNVHEGAPTCSECGMLMVPNGACYKCENCGSTSGCS
- a CDS encoding prohibitin family protein — translated: MANPTHTGFDFGSGMPEFPGLGALRSRLLRLAVVVVALILFFSAVTSIPTGNVGVLTLFGRVTGEVLPEGIHMVNPLKSVQKLSIQTQSIKESASVPSSEGLILALDTSLLFRLDRSMAAEVYQTVGDDYAAKIVEPTLRASIRASTSAHSANALYTSARELVQKQIQEELTAQLAKRGVIVENVLLRDVQLPALLKGSIEAKQQAEQDALRMSFILQKEKQEAERKRIEAQGIADFQKIVAQGISPQLLEWKGIEATEKLANSQNAKIVIIGNTKNGLPLVLEPR
- a CDS encoding M48 family metallopeptidase: MRGVLRFRLLLLLLCAAGLTALPAAAQARAPEAAPRPAAAQQAPGAAPAAEKPAAKPEENRQSGQYTLSHERYEKAVAYSRARYTLYFVSFAWGLLILVVLLRLGLAAKFRDLAEAASDKRFLQALVFVPLLLGTIGTLELPTEVYGQVLSLRYAQSVQGWGSWLWDWTKGEFVEMILGTLLALILFAVIRSSPRRCWFYFWAAALPIALATLFLSPWVIDPLFNKFEPLDATHPELVTAIEKVVQRAGLQIPRERMFLMQASLKENSINAYVTGFGASKRVVVWDTTIQKATTEETLFIFGHEMGHYVLNHIRNAFLFIGVVLLGAFYLAFRGLHAALDRWGRLWKVHGVEDWAALPVMLLLLSVILFLLSPVFSGFSRMQEHEADVYGLEVIHGLVPDSAEVAAHAFQVLGEVDLSDPNPPAFITFWLYSHPPLADRLVFAHTYDPWSKGQAPRYVK